The sequence TCACCTGTTTTTCTGAAATTGTAGTTTGTGAATTTGCAGCATTGCTCTGACTAGAAGCAGCTTTTTGCTGACTTTGAAGAATTTTCAAATGATTTTCAGCTTCTTCTTTTGTGGCAAGTGCCTGTTCATATTGCTGTGCAGTAATGGAATGGTTTAAATATAGATTTTCATAACGTTTAAAATCACTCGTAGCACGACCTAATTTTATTCGCGCCGTTTCAATATTTCCGCTCGCAGAAGAAACCTGCGCAGTTGAAGCAGCAGCATTTGCACGATAGGAACCTATGCTCGCTTCAGCTGCATTTACTTGACTTTCCGCACCAGCGAGTTGCGCTTTTGCTTGTTCTAGTTTCACCAAATAATCATTTTGATCTATTGTGAAAAGTGTGTCTCCTTTTTTCACTTTTTGATTATCACTAACGTAAACTTTCTGAACGTAACCACCAACGTGAGGAATAATTGAGTTCATATTCGCTTCAATTTGAGCATCGTCTGTACTTTCGTGCGAGAGGGAATGAATAAATTTATAACCTCCGTAAATCAATACCACAATTACTAAAGCGGAAATGATTATTATAAATTTCTTATTGGTTTTTTTCTTTTCTTCCATTGCAATTATTGATTATTTTGATTGAATTGGTTGGTTAAAATTCCTTCTGCGGTGAGCAATTCGTAATATTTTTGAGTGATGTTTGCTTGGGCGTAAGCCAAATCTATTTTAGCTTGAAGTTGCTGCACATCGGCTTCTAGCAAATCGTTGGTGTCTGAAAGTCCGTTGTCATACTTATCTTTTAC comes from Aequorivita sublithincola DSM 14238 and encodes:
- a CDS encoding HlyD family secretion protein, which codes for MEEKKKTNKKFIIIISALVIVVLIYGGYKFIHSLSHESTDDAQIEANMNSIIPHVGGYVQKVYVSDNQKVKKGDTLFTIDQNDYLVKLEQAKAQLAGAESQVNAAEASIGSYRANAAASTAQVSSASGNIETARIKLGRATSDFKRYENLYLNHSITAQQYEQALATKEEAENHLKILQSQQKAASSQSNAANSQTTISEKQVNVAEANVKSAQAMVDAAQLSLDYTIVLAPIDGQLSNVSLQAGQFVQPGQSLFYLVNTEIKWIVANFKETQLDKMRVGQKVIVEIDAYPGEEFDATITNFSPATGSKFSLLPPDNATGNFVKTIQRLPVKIEFTKDNDAKKLALLRSGMNVDVDVHLK